The following are encoded in a window of Flavobacterium sp. WC2421 genomic DNA:
- a CDS encoding MATE family efflux transporter gives MNLASYTKEFSYNLRLAYPIILGMLGHTVVGIVDNIMVGKLGPTELAAVSLGNSFVFIAMSLGIGFSTAITPLAAQADGKKNILEGRSAFHHGLYLCSFLGVFLFGLIFFSKPLIGFMGQPENVVELAKPYLDIVAFSLIPLIIFQGYKQFADGMSETKYSMWATILGNVVNVVLNYLFIYGIWIFPELGIVGAAIGTIASRFVMLGYMHYMMQKKEKFHPFFENFSLKNIKKEVNMKIIRLGAPSAMQMFFEVGLFTGAIWLSGRLGIINQAANQIALSLATFTFMFAMGLSVAATIRVGNQKGLADYKQLRIVAFSIFLLAIVLETFFAALFVIFHSYLPALFVDMKNMEDLAVNTEVVTIAAQLLLVAAVFQISDGIQVVVLGALRGLQDVKVPMYITFVAYWVVGFPISIYLGLYTELKATGIWIGLLAGLSTAALFLYIRFTRLTKKLVLENH, from the coding sequence TTGAATTTAGCTAGTTATACAAAAGAGTTTTCCTATAATTTAAGATTGGCCTATCCTATAATTTTGGGAATGTTAGGGCATACTGTTGTTGGGATAGTAGATAATATAATGGTGGGTAAACTAGGCCCAACTGAATTGGCCGCAGTTTCTCTAGGGAATAGTTTTGTATTTATAGCCATGTCTTTGGGGATTGGATTTTCTACAGCAATTACCCCTTTGGCTGCACAAGCTGACGGCAAAAAAAACATTTTAGAAGGGCGAAGTGCTTTTCATCATGGTTTGTATTTGTGTTCTTTTTTAGGCGTGTTTCTTTTTGGACTTATTTTCTTTTCTAAACCATTAATAGGTTTCATGGGACAACCAGAAAACGTAGTCGAGTTGGCTAAACCTTATTTAGACATTGTCGCTTTTTCATTAATCCCGTTAATCATATTTCAAGGATACAAGCAATTTGCTGATGGGATGAGTGAAACCAAATATTCGATGTGGGCTACTATTTTAGGGAATGTAGTGAATGTGGTTTTAAATTATCTGTTTATATATGGTATTTGGATTTTTCCAGAGTTGGGAATTGTTGGCGCAGCTATAGGAACGATAGCTTCCCGTTTTGTAATGTTGGGATATATGCATTATATGATGCAAAAAAAGGAAAAGTTTCATCCTTTTTTCGAGAATTTTTCTTTGAAGAATATAAAAAAGGAGGTGAATATGAAAATCATCCGATTGGGAGCGCCTTCAGCTATGCAAATGTTTTTTGAAGTAGGTTTGTTTACAGGAGCCATTTGGCTTTCTGGACGTTTAGGAATAATCAATCAGGCAGCCAACCAAATCGCATTAAGTTTGGCTACTTTTACTTTTATGTTTGCTATGGGATTAAGTGTAGCAGCCACGATTCGTGTAGGGAATCAAAAAGGACTTGCTGATTATAAGCAACTTCGTATCGTTGCCTTTTCTATCTTTTTATTAGCAATTGTATTAGAAACATTTTTTGCCGCTTTATTTGTAATTTTTCATTCTTATTTACCAGCTTTATTTGTTGATATGAAAAATATGGAAGATTTAGCCGTAAATACGGAGGTCGTAACTATTGCTGCTCAATTATTATTAGTTGCCGCCGTTTTTCAAATTTCCGATGGAATCCAAGTAGTTGTATTAGGCGCATTAAGAGGATTGCAGGATGTAAAAGTGCCTATGTACATCACTTTTGTAGCTTATTGGGTGGTTGGGTTTCCGATATCCATTTATTTAGGCTTATATACTGAATTAAAAGCAACTGGAATTTGGATAGGACTTCTCGCAGGATTATCAACTGCTGCTTTATTTTTGTATATTCGCTTTACTAGATTGACTAAAAAATTGGTTTTGGAAAACCATTGA
- the meaB gene encoding methylmalonyl Co-A mutase-associated GTPase MeaB, producing the protein MENDNIKHSALNEKAGISPPEFISSTVVKKIQKFRKIQPSAEELVGGILLGNITDLSRAITLVESLNPDHLIKANEVINACLPHANKSVRIGITGVPGVGKSTFIEAFGKYLTGIGKKVAVLAVDPSSSISHGSILGDKTRMEELVKDKNAYIRPSASGDTLGGVARKTRETITLCEACGFDTIIIETVGVGQSETAVHSMVDFFLLLKIAGAGDELQGIKRGIMEMADAIVINKADGDNIRKAKLAKTEFNRALHLFPAKKSGWTPTTATCSAITQDGISDVWETISTFLELTKDNDYFYTKRAEQNEYWLMETINEQLKSNFHNDPEIQKLLDSTKKAVQNDEISPFAAAQLLLKTYFKK; encoded by the coding sequence TTGGAAAACGACAACATAAAACATTCTGCTCTTAACGAAAAAGCTGGAATTTCACCTCCAGAATTTATCAGCTCAACTGTTGTAAAAAAAATTCAGAAATTCAGAAAAATACAACCTTCTGCCGAGGAATTAGTTGGTGGCATTTTATTGGGCAACATAACTGATTTAAGTCGGGCCATTACTTTAGTCGAAAGCTTAAATCCCGATCATTTGATAAAAGCGAATGAAGTGATCAATGCCTGCTTACCGCATGCCAATAAATCAGTTAGAATAGGAATCACTGGTGTTCCAGGTGTGGGAAAAAGTACTTTTATAGAAGCTTTTGGAAAATACTTAACGGGAATAGGCAAGAAAGTCGCTGTTCTAGCTGTCGATCCTAGTAGTTCTATTTCTCACGGAAGTATTCTTGGGGACAAAACCCGAATGGAAGAATTAGTAAAAGATAAAAATGCCTACATACGTCCCTCCGCTTCTGGAGATACATTAGGCGGCGTAGCACGAAAAACAAGGGAAACCATTACCCTTTGTGAAGCTTGCGGTTTTGATACTATTATTATTGAAACAGTAGGTGTAGGTCAGAGTGAGACCGCTGTTCACAGCATGGTTGATTTCTTTTTACTGCTAAAAATTGCAGGTGCTGGTGATGAGTTACAAGGTATTAAACGTGGTATAATGGAAATGGCCGATGCTATCGTTATCAATAAAGCAGATGGAGATAACATCAGAAAAGCAAAACTGGCAAAAACAGAATTCAATCGTGCTTTGCATCTTTTCCCTGCCAAAAAATCAGGATGGACGCCTACAACCGCTACCTGTAGTGCGATTACTCAAGATGGTATATCAGATGTTTGGGAGACTATTTCTACCTTTCTTGAGTTGACAAAAGACAATGATTATTTCTATACAAAACGAGCTGAGCAAAACGAATATTGGCTGATGGAAACCATCAATGAGCAGCTAAAATCTAATTTTCACAATGATCCAGAAATTCAAAAATTATTGGATTCTACTAAAAAAGCGGTGCAAAATGATGAAATTTCACCCTTTGCAGCCGCTCAGTTATTATTAAAAACGTATTTTAAAAAATAA
- a CDS encoding PPK2 family polyphosphate kinase has protein sequence MKSINPDDFKVVNAIKLAEMATNLNIGANDDKKEDKLDNVREKLSALQDVMYAHNRYGVLICLQGMDTAGKDSLIREVFKEFNSRGVIVHSFKTPNSTELEHDYLWRHYLALPEKGKFAIFNRTHYENVLVTRVHPEYIMNENIPGIEKVEDITPEFWENRMEQIRNFEKHITQNGIIVLKFFLNLSKEEQRQRLLRRLDEEKHNWKFSTGDLKERERWADYMHYYEEAINNTSTENAPWYVVPADDKEMCRYIIAKIIWEEMQKHTDIKEPELDEKIKANIEMYKDILKNDK, from the coding sequence ATGAAGTCTATTAATCCCGACGATTTTAAAGTAGTTAATGCCATAAAATTAGCTGAGATGGCGACCAATTTGAATATTGGGGCAAATGATGATAAAAAAGAAGATAAATTAGACAATGTGCGGGAAAAGCTGAGTGCGTTGCAGGATGTGATGTATGCACACAACCGTTACGGGGTTTTGATTTGTTTGCAAGGGATGGATACTGCTGGAAAAGACAGTTTGATTCGCGAAGTTTTTAAAGAATTCAATTCTCGAGGAGTTATCGTTCATAGTTTTAAAACGCCCAATTCGACGGAGCTGGAGCATGATTATTTATGGCGTCATTATCTAGCTTTGCCAGAGAAAGGAAAGTTTGCCATTTTTAATCGTACCCATTATGAAAATGTTTTGGTCACTCGAGTGCATCCTGAATATATTATGAATGAAAATATTCCTGGAATCGAAAAGGTAGAGGATATTACGCCTGAATTTTGGGAAAATCGCATGGAGCAAATAAGGAATTTTGAAAAACACATTACCCAAAATGGAATTATCGTGCTGAAATTCTTTTTGAATTTGAGTAAAGAAGAGCAAAGACAGCGCTTGTTGCGTCGATTGGATGAAGAAAAACACAATTGGAAATTCTCTACAGGTGACCTAAAAGAAAGAGAACGTTGGGCTGATTATATGCATTATTATGAGGAAGCAATAAATAATACGTCGACTGAAAACGCACCTTGGTATGTCGTGCCTGCTGATGATAAAGAAATGTGTCGCTATATAATTGCCAAAATTATCTGGGAAGAAATGCAGAAGCATACGGATATTAAAGAGCCGGAACTAGACGAGAAAATAAAAGCTAATATTGAGATGTATAAAGACATTTTGAAAAATGATAAATAA
- a CDS encoding prohibitin family protein — protein sequence MIVFIILGIILVVMSFTLKNDHSPFSKFANLLKIIGVLIIIIGFFSSAFKQIDAGKVGVKSLYGNVEPDILESGLHLINPLLDITEFDIQTQNYTMSAEHGEGAQVGDDAIRVLSNDGLEVVIDLTVLYRVSSVDAPKIFKQIGVNYSDKIVRPVTRTRIRDNAVYYDAIALYSTKRNEFQDRIFKSIEADFKSRGLILEQLLIRNINLPASVKTTIESKINAEQDAQKMQFVLQKEKQEAERKRVEAQGIADYQKIISTGLTDKQLQYETIKAQKELAASPNTKIIFMNGKGGAPIILSDK from the coding sequence ATGATTGTATTTATTATTCTGGGTATCATCTTAGTGGTTATGAGTTTTACTTTAAAAAATGACCATAGTCCATTTTCTAAATTTGCTAACCTTCTTAAGATTATTGGAGTTTTAATAATTATTATAGGCTTTTTCTCTTCTGCTTTCAAGCAAATTGATGCTGGAAAAGTAGGTGTGAAATCACTATATGGTAATGTAGAACCGGATATTTTAGAGAGTGGTTTGCATTTAATTAATCCACTTTTGGATATCACTGAATTTGATATTCAAACACAAAATTATACTATGTCAGCAGAGCATGGCGAAGGTGCTCAAGTTGGTGATGATGCTATTCGTGTATTATCTAATGATGGATTGGAAGTAGTAATTGATTTGACGGTGTTATACCGCGTATCTTCAGTAGATGCTCCTAAGATTTTTAAACAAATTGGAGTAAATTATTCTGATAAAATCGTTAGACCTGTTACTCGTACTCGTATTCGTGACAATGCTGTTTATTATGATGCAATAGCTTTATATTCAACTAAAAGAAATGAATTTCAAGATCGAATTTTTAAAAGTATTGAAGCTGATTTTAAAAGTAGAGGACTTATTTTAGAGCAATTATTGATTCGAAATATAAATCTTCCTGCATCTGTTAAAACAACTATTGAAAGTAAAATTAATGCAGAACAAGATGCGCAAAAGATGCAATTTGTTTTGCAAAAAGAAAAACAAGAAGCAGAGCGTAAAAGGGTGGAAGCACAAGGTATCGCTGATTATCAAAAAATAATTTCAACGGGATTAACCGATAAGCAATTGCAATACGAAACGATTAAAGCCCAAAAAGAATTAGCAGCTTCACCCAATACGAAAATTATTTTCATGAATGGTAAAGGCGGTGCTCCAATAATTCTTTCTGACAAATAG